A window of bacterium contains these coding sequences:
- the fabG gene encoding 3-oxoacyl-ACP reductase FabG, translated as MNEGVKARVLITGASRGIGAACAKRLARAGYHIVMNFRENQAKAQAVQAGIVQAGGSAELLPFDVSDREACLSAITQWVEKNGALHAMVLNAGMHADAPLAMMLPEEWEKIIGVNLNSFYNVVKPALKEMLLARRGTIVAVTSVSGLSGMAGQVNYAAAKAGIIGAVKALAKEVGKRKIRVNAVAPGFIETDMIAGIPMDKVLPMIPLGRVGKADEVAAAIEFFLSDQAAYITGQVLSMNGGILI; from the coding sequence ATGAATGAGGGAGTCAAAGCGCGTGTCCTGATTACCGGCGCATCGCGTGGCATTGGTGCAGCCTGTGCCAAACGGTTGGCCCGGGCCGGTTATCATATTGTGATGAATTTCAGGGAAAACCAGGCCAAGGCCCAGGCAGTACAAGCCGGGATTGTTCAGGCCGGCGGCAGCGCGGAATTACTGCCGTTTGATGTGAGTGACCGCGAGGCTTGTTTGTCCGCGATCACTCAATGGGTGGAGAAAAACGGCGCCTTGCATGCCATGGTACTCAATGCCGGGATGCATGCCGATGCCCCTTTGGCCATGATGCTGCCCGAGGAATGGGAAAAAATTATCGGGGTGAACCTCAATAGTTTTTACAATGTTGTCAAACCGGCATTAAAAGAAATGCTGCTGGCCCGGCGCGGGACCATTGTGGCTGTGACCAGTGTCTCGGGATTGTCCGGCATGGCCGGACAGGTGAATTATGCCGCAGCCAAAGCGGGGATCATCGGTGCGGTCAAGGCGCTGGCCAAAGAAGTCGGCAAACGCAAGATTCGTGTCAACGCAGTGGCGCCCGGTTTCATTGAGACCGATATGATCGCCGGGATACCGATGGACAAAGTATTGCCCATGATTCCTTTGGGGCGTGTTGGGAAGGCAGACGAAGTTGCAGCGGCTATTGAATTTTTTCTTTCCGACCAGGCAGCCTATATTACCGGTCAGGTACTCTCAATGAACGGAGGCATTCTCATTTGA